The Nitrosomonas communis genome has a segment encoding these proteins:
- a CDS encoding IS5 family transposase translates to MQLGFFDLDNRYAQLSKLNDPLEELNRIIDWNLFADLLAETTTKPRKSEAGRKPFDRVMLFKMLVLQRMNNLSDDRLEYQVRDRLSFMRFLGLGLAGVVPDAKTMWSFREELKENHLMDRLFARFDECLRELEVELKSGQIIDATFVSVPKQRNTREENKMIKEDAVPIEWGQNPHKLAQKDIDARWTKKNSESFYGYKDHVNMDRDTKLITTWEVTSAQIHDSQVLEEVLQSPEVGGADIYADSAYRSNAQEESLVTSKYTSQIHEKGARNHPLTQAQKSSNKEKSRVRARVEHVFGSMTNELGGITIRTIGYGRAKVQIGLLNLVYNIKRVATLIRKGYFSFDRVSAPEMA, encoded by the coding sequence ATGCAACTCGGTTTTTTTGACCTTGACAATCGATATGCTCAGCTAAGTAAGTTAAATGATCCGCTTGAAGAGCTGAATCGCATAATCGATTGGAATCTATTCGCTGATCTTCTTGCAGAGACAACGACGAAGCCCCGGAAAAGTGAAGCAGGCCGCAAACCCTTTGATCGGGTGATGCTATTCAAAATGCTGGTATTACAAAGAATGAATAATCTGTCGGATGATCGGCTGGAGTATCAAGTCCGGGACCGGTTGAGTTTCATGCGGTTTTTGGGACTTGGTCTGGCAGGGGTAGTGCCTGACGCAAAGACCATGTGGTCGTTCCGGGAAGAGTTGAAAGAGAACCATCTGATGGATCGTCTGTTTGCAAGATTCGATGAATGTTTACGAGAGTTGGAGGTAGAACTGAAGTCAGGTCAGATCATTGATGCGACCTTTGTGAGTGTGCCTAAACAACGCAATACACGTGAAGAAAACAAGATGATTAAAGAAGATGCCGTTCCGATTGAATGGGGACAGAATCCCCACAAACTGGCGCAAAAAGACATTGATGCGCGTTGGACGAAGAAGAACAGCGAATCATTTTATGGTTACAAAGATCACGTCAATATGGATCGCGATACCAAGCTGATAACCACATGGGAAGTTACTTCAGCGCAAATTCATGACAGTCAGGTTTTGGAAGAAGTGCTGCAATCCCCTGAAGTGGGAGGCGCAGATATTTATGCGGACTCAGCATACCGCAGCAATGCACAGGAAGAAAGTCTGGTCACCTCAAAATACACGAGTCAGATTCACGAAAAAGGCGCTCGCAATCATCCCCTCACGCAAGCACAAAAATCCAGTAACAAAGAGAAATCACGGGTGCGTGCACGAGTAGAGCATGTGTTTGGTTCGATGACGAATGAACTGGGCGGAATCACGATTCGTACCATAGGTTATGGGAGAGCAAAAGTACAAATAGGCTTACTCAACCTCGTCTATAACATCAAGCGTGTAGCGACGCTGATTCGAAAAGGGTATTTCAGTTTCGATAGGGTTAGTGCGCCCGAAATGGCTTAA